One Sparus aurata chromosome 5, fSpaAur1.1, whole genome shotgun sequence genomic window carries:
- the cdca2 gene encoding cell division cycle-associated protein 2 isoform X1, translating to MMATVERKTRSTEGVQKEKLLASSEEDSPSVVNDTSSQLNFSELTPCQFGISVQSFTPASLSKSKEKSRLAQLKARRRSNIGVRGSPETNSLICFMARQRMKTPPTFQTPELVRSSPFLPRVASTLKQKMASFQNLMDVEESEVCDPMPRQDRNTGGCIKTRDYLSDGYSCDGGKENHPPLMTPTPSKRRCLRPLEPCQLEIRETSAPILHLSLEQEEDKEPVTQAVTEGLLPSSEAVEEAQAVLISPLPHVDLELQDCSPAKNQQQDCVFELQSPSKPPPDASAAASPARPSSSFRIPSLPSLLEMKPTGEDDSTETSKVKNKKKSVRFGVPLSPEFFDKNLPPSTPLQKGGTPARAPTPGGSLKLRSLLKTPQRSESQTPQSQPDLNSPTAFGASPTLAMPRNRRMHSVGDDSEEEDGKIVFPSMEEIDSAVACDTESTWDTERLNLNTAFQEESLSQSLTESDAKPSITSQMDAQNELTSVPGQEKQLEAPAQTRNRRKKRPRPELESSNEAPARSGSRKRKQPEESEPVKRSTRSAAKSASGKIKMTSTARRQWSKDVDRSLYSSRAYASKNPTLSPITERLSLIGQSPATQQTPSTGCTAPNHENHLNPEITNDSQTTAEPTLIDALKNPSEDSITSPNSSKDSTAGMSRRLSGPRLKGSGLKKRKVSVAELQTGGAMEEHCEDQNSTSLEVSRETLLTHAVPHQGGADMELNVQTSAATHCTDSEGKLECDVSTDAPSLDCPPSGEESNNAEPAQRKNNRRSSANSSHLQEQGNQVEEHQTSHEVGERPAAGQQENTIRSSSDGQEEEGATSLDLAPWQADFNFEDVFKPVATRGQRSVRRSLRNQSTAEHSAGLAWLPWSSPESSKEARRRTRGRRLSAAPPVQPSLPEETLDEAS from the exons ATG ATGGCTACCGTGGAGAGGAAGACTAGAAGTACTGAGGGAGTTCAGAAGGAGAAACTGTTGGCCTCCTCTGAAGAGGACTCTCCATCTGTTGTAAATGACACTTCATCTCAGCTGAACTTCTCTGAGCTCACGCCATGTCAGTTTGGCATCTCCGTCCAGAGTTTTACCCCAGCATCACTGTCAAAAAGCAAAG AAAAGTCTCGTCTAGCACAGTTAAAAGCAAGGCGGAGGTCCAACATTGGTGTCCGGGGCTCCCCAGAGACAAACTCCCTCATCTGCTTCATGGCACGACAGAGGATGAAGACTCCACCAACTTTCCAAACTCCAGAG CTTGTCAGAAGTAGCCCCTTCCTTCCCCGGGTGGCCTCCACACTGAAGCAGAAGATGGCCTCCTTCCAGAACCTGATGGATGTGGAAGAGAGTGAGGTCTGTGATCCGATGCCAAGGCAGGACCGCAACACTGGAGGATGCATCAAGACAAGAGATTATCTGTCTG ATGGGTACAGCTGTGATGGAGGGAAGGAGAACCACCCACCACTGATGACACCCACACCCAGCAAGAGGAGGTGCCTACGCCCCCTAGAACCCTGCCAGTTGGAGATTAGAGAGACCAGCGCTCCTATCCTCCAcctcagtttggagcaggaG GAGGACAAAGAACCAGTGACACAGGCTGTGACAGAAGGACTGCTGCCATCCAGTGAGGCTGTGGAAGAGGCTCAAGCTGTGCTTATATCTCCTCTCCCTCATGTTGATCTTGAGCTCCAAGACTGTTCGCCTGCTAAGAACCAACAG CAGGACTGTGTCTTTGAACTCCAAAGCCCCAGCAAACCACCACCTGATGCTTCTGCAGCGGCATCACCTGCTCGGCCCTCATCCTCCTTCCGCATCCCCTCTCTGCCTTCTCTGCTGGAGATGAAGcccacag GAGAGGATGACTCCACAGAGACATCCAAGGTtaagaacaagaaaaagagtGTGCGCTTCGGCGTTCCGCTCTCTCCTGAGTTCTTTGATAAGAACCTGCCCCCCAGCACCCCATTACAGAAGGGGGGCACGCCGGCCCGAGCACCCACACCAGGTGGCAGCTTAAAGCTGCGCTCATTGCTGAAGACACCACAGAGGAGTGAATCCCAAACACCACAATCCCAGCCAGACCTCAACAGTCCTACTGCGTTTGGTGCCTCACCTACACTTGCAATGCCTCGCAACCGCAGGATGCACTCTGTGGGTGAcgacagtgaggaggaggatggaaag ATTGTTTTCCCTTCAATGGAGGAGATTGACTCTGCTGTGGCATGTGATACAG AAAGCACATGGGACACTGAGCGGTTGAATTTAAACACTGCTTTCCAGGAGGAGTCTCTTTCTCAGAGTTTGACAG AGTCTGACGCTAAACCCAGCATAACTTCCCAGATGGATGCCCAGAATGAGCTGACATCTGTGCCAGGGCAGGAAAAGCAACTTGAAGCTCCAGCCCAAACTAGAAACCGAAGAAAAAAG CGGCCAAGACCAGAGCTTGAATCCAGCAACGAGGCTCCAGCTCGCTCCGGCAGTCGAAAGAGAAAG CAGCCAGAGGAGAGCGAACCTGTGAAGAGGTCGACACGCTCTGCTGCCAAGTCGGCCTCAGGGAAGATAAAG ATGACCTCCACAGCAAGACGTCAATGGAGCAAGGATGTAGACCGCTCCCTGTACAGCTCTCGAGCGTATGCCTCAAAGAACCCCACCTTGAGTCCCATCACAGAGAGGTTATCTTTGATCGGCCAGTCTCCAGCAACACAGCAGACTCCCTCCACGGGCTGTACAG CCCCAAATCATGAGAACCACTTGAACCCAGAGATAACCAACGACAGTCAAACAACAGCTGAACCCACTTTGATAGATGCCTTAAAAAACCCTTCAGAAGATTCCATCACATCTCCTAACTCGAGTAAAGATAGCACTGCAGGGATGAGCAGGAGGCTGTCTGGCCCGAGGCTCAAAGGGAGCGgactgaagaagaggaaggtcAGTGTTGCTGAACTGCAGACTGGCGGAGCGATGGAGGAGCATTGTGAAGACCAAAACTCTACAAGCCTGGAGGTATCCAGGGAAACCCTGCTGACCCACGCTGTACCTCATCAGGGAGGGGCTGACATGGAACTTAATGTCCAGACTTCTGCAGCTACACACTGCACAGACTCAGAGGGAAAATTAGAATGTGATGTTAGTACTGATGCCCCCTCCTTAGACTGCCCTCCTTCAGGTGAGGAGTCCAACAATGCAGAGCCAGcccagagaaaaaacaacaggaggAGCTCTGCAAACAGCTCACATCTACAGGAGCAAGGGAACCAGGTAGAGGAGCACCAAACGAGCCATGAAGTGGGGGAGAGGCCTGCAGCTGGCCAGCAGGAAAACACCATCAGGTCAAGCTCTGATGGTCAAGAAGAGGAGGGAGCCACCAGTTTAGACCTAGCCCCCTGGCAGGCTGACTTTAATTTTGAAGATGTGTTCAAACCTgtggccactagagggcagcgCTCAGTACGGCGTAGCCTGAGGAACCAGAGCACTGCAGAGCACAGTGCAGGTCTCGCCTGGCTGCCTTGGAGCTCCCCAGAGTCCAGTAAAGAGGCCCGCAGGAGAACCAGAGGGAGACGACTCAGCGCTGCTCCTCCTGTCCAACCTTCACTCCCTGAGGAGACACTGGATGAGGCCTCATGA
- the cdca2 gene encoding cell division cycle-associated protein 2 isoform X3 → MMATVERKTRSTEGVQKEKLLASSEEDSPSVVNDTSSQLNFSELTPCQFGISVQSFTPASLSKSKEKSRLAQLKARRRSNIGVRGSPETNSLICFMARQRMKTPPTFQTPELVRSSPFLPRVASTLKQKMASFQNLMDVEESEVCDPMPRQDRNTGGCIKTRDYLSDGYSCDGGKENHPPLMTPTPSKRRCLRPLEPCQLEIRETSAPILHLSLEQEEDKEPVTQAVTEGLLPSSEAVEEAQAVLISPLPHVDLELQDCSPAKNQQQDCVFELQSPSKPPPDASAAASPARPSSSFRIPSLPSLLEMKPTGEDDSTETSKVKNKKKSVRFGVPLSPEFFDKNLPPSTPLQKGGTPARAPTPGGSLKLRSLLKTPQRSESQTPQSQPDLNSPTAFGASPTLAMPRNRRMHSVGDDSEEEDGKIVFPSMEEIDSAVACDTESTWDTERLNLNTAFQEESLSQSLTESDAKPSITSQMDAQNELTSVPGQEKQLEAPAQTRNRRKKRPRPELESSNEAPARSGSRKRKPEESEPVKRSTRSAAKSASGKIKMTSTARRQWSKDVDRSLYSSRAYASKNPTLSPITERLSLIGQSPATQQTPSTGCTAPNHENHLNPEITNDSQTTAEPTLIDALKNPSEDSITSPNSSKDSTAGMSRRLSGPRLKGSGLKKRKVSVAELQTGGAMEEHCEDQNSTSLEVSRETLLTHAVPHQGGADMELNVQTSAATHCTDSEGKLECDVSTDAPSLDCPPSGEESNNAEPAQRKNNRRSSANSSHLQEQGNQVEEHQTSHEVGERPAAGQQENTIRSSSDGQEEEGATSLDLAPWQADFNFEDVFKPVATRGQRSVRRSLRNQSTAEHSAGLAWLPWSSPESSKEARRRTRGRRLSAAPPVQPSLPEETLDEAS, encoded by the exons ATG ATGGCTACCGTGGAGAGGAAGACTAGAAGTACTGAGGGAGTTCAGAAGGAGAAACTGTTGGCCTCCTCTGAAGAGGACTCTCCATCTGTTGTAAATGACACTTCATCTCAGCTGAACTTCTCTGAGCTCACGCCATGTCAGTTTGGCATCTCCGTCCAGAGTTTTACCCCAGCATCACTGTCAAAAAGCAAAG AAAAGTCTCGTCTAGCACAGTTAAAAGCAAGGCGGAGGTCCAACATTGGTGTCCGGGGCTCCCCAGAGACAAACTCCCTCATCTGCTTCATGGCACGACAGAGGATGAAGACTCCACCAACTTTCCAAACTCCAGAG CTTGTCAGAAGTAGCCCCTTCCTTCCCCGGGTGGCCTCCACACTGAAGCAGAAGATGGCCTCCTTCCAGAACCTGATGGATGTGGAAGAGAGTGAGGTCTGTGATCCGATGCCAAGGCAGGACCGCAACACTGGAGGATGCATCAAGACAAGAGATTATCTGTCTG ATGGGTACAGCTGTGATGGAGGGAAGGAGAACCACCCACCACTGATGACACCCACACCCAGCAAGAGGAGGTGCCTACGCCCCCTAGAACCCTGCCAGTTGGAGATTAGAGAGACCAGCGCTCCTATCCTCCAcctcagtttggagcaggaG GAGGACAAAGAACCAGTGACACAGGCTGTGACAGAAGGACTGCTGCCATCCAGTGAGGCTGTGGAAGAGGCTCAAGCTGTGCTTATATCTCCTCTCCCTCATGTTGATCTTGAGCTCCAAGACTGTTCGCCTGCTAAGAACCAACAG CAGGACTGTGTCTTTGAACTCCAAAGCCCCAGCAAACCACCACCTGATGCTTCTGCAGCGGCATCACCTGCTCGGCCCTCATCCTCCTTCCGCATCCCCTCTCTGCCTTCTCTGCTGGAGATGAAGcccacag GAGAGGATGACTCCACAGAGACATCCAAGGTtaagaacaagaaaaagagtGTGCGCTTCGGCGTTCCGCTCTCTCCTGAGTTCTTTGATAAGAACCTGCCCCCCAGCACCCCATTACAGAAGGGGGGCACGCCGGCCCGAGCACCCACACCAGGTGGCAGCTTAAAGCTGCGCTCATTGCTGAAGACACCACAGAGGAGTGAATCCCAAACACCACAATCCCAGCCAGACCTCAACAGTCCTACTGCGTTTGGTGCCTCACCTACACTTGCAATGCCTCGCAACCGCAGGATGCACTCTGTGGGTGAcgacagtgaggaggaggatggaaag ATTGTTTTCCCTTCAATGGAGGAGATTGACTCTGCTGTGGCATGTGATACAG AAAGCACATGGGACACTGAGCGGTTGAATTTAAACACTGCTTTCCAGGAGGAGTCTCTTTCTCAGAGTTTGACAG AGTCTGACGCTAAACCCAGCATAACTTCCCAGATGGATGCCCAGAATGAGCTGACATCTGTGCCAGGGCAGGAAAAGCAACTTGAAGCTCCAGCCCAAACTAGAAACCGAAGAAAAAAG CGGCCAAGACCAGAGCTTGAATCCAGCAACGAGGCTCCAGCTCGCTCCGGCAGTCGAAAGAGAAAG CCAGAGGAGAGCGAACCTGTGAAGAGGTCGACACGCTCTGCTGCCAAGTCGGCCTCAGGGAAGATAAAG ATGACCTCCACAGCAAGACGTCAATGGAGCAAGGATGTAGACCGCTCCCTGTACAGCTCTCGAGCGTATGCCTCAAAGAACCCCACCTTGAGTCCCATCACAGAGAGGTTATCTTTGATCGGCCAGTCTCCAGCAACACAGCAGACTCCCTCCACGGGCTGTACAG CCCCAAATCATGAGAACCACTTGAACCCAGAGATAACCAACGACAGTCAAACAACAGCTGAACCCACTTTGATAGATGCCTTAAAAAACCCTTCAGAAGATTCCATCACATCTCCTAACTCGAGTAAAGATAGCACTGCAGGGATGAGCAGGAGGCTGTCTGGCCCGAGGCTCAAAGGGAGCGgactgaagaagaggaaggtcAGTGTTGCTGAACTGCAGACTGGCGGAGCGATGGAGGAGCATTGTGAAGACCAAAACTCTACAAGCCTGGAGGTATCCAGGGAAACCCTGCTGACCCACGCTGTACCTCATCAGGGAGGGGCTGACATGGAACTTAATGTCCAGACTTCTGCAGCTACACACTGCACAGACTCAGAGGGAAAATTAGAATGTGATGTTAGTACTGATGCCCCCTCCTTAGACTGCCCTCCTTCAGGTGAGGAGTCCAACAATGCAGAGCCAGcccagagaaaaaacaacaggaggAGCTCTGCAAACAGCTCACATCTACAGGAGCAAGGGAACCAGGTAGAGGAGCACCAAACGAGCCATGAAGTGGGGGAGAGGCCTGCAGCTGGCCAGCAGGAAAACACCATCAGGTCAAGCTCTGATGGTCAAGAAGAGGAGGGAGCCACCAGTTTAGACCTAGCCCCCTGGCAGGCTGACTTTAATTTTGAAGATGTGTTCAAACCTgtggccactagagggcagcgCTCAGTACGGCGTAGCCTGAGGAACCAGAGCACTGCAGAGCACAGTGCAGGTCTCGCCTGGCTGCCTTGGAGCTCCCCAGAGTCCAGTAAAGAGGCCCGCAGGAGAACCAGAGGGAGACGACTCAGCGCTGCTCCTCCTGTCCAACCTTCACTCCCTGAGGAGACACTGGATGAGGCCTCATGA
- the cdca2 gene encoding cell division cycle-associated protein 2 isoform X2: protein MMATVERKTRSTEGVQKEKLLASSEEDSPSVVNDTSSQLNFSELTPCQFGISVQSFTPASLSKSKEKSRLAQLKARRRSNIGVRGSPETNSLICFMARQRMKTPPTFQTPELVRSSPFLPRVASTLKQKMASFQNLMDVEESEVCDPMPRQDRNTGGCIKTRDYLSDGYSCDGGKENHPPLMTPTPSKRRCLRPLEPCQLEIRETSAPILHLSLEQEEDKEPVTQAVTEGLLPSSEAVEEAQAVLISPLPHVDLELQDCSPAKNQQDCVFELQSPSKPPPDASAAASPARPSSSFRIPSLPSLLEMKPTGEDDSTETSKVKNKKKSVRFGVPLSPEFFDKNLPPSTPLQKGGTPARAPTPGGSLKLRSLLKTPQRSESQTPQSQPDLNSPTAFGASPTLAMPRNRRMHSVGDDSEEEDGKIVFPSMEEIDSAVACDTESTWDTERLNLNTAFQEESLSQSLTESDAKPSITSQMDAQNELTSVPGQEKQLEAPAQTRNRRKKRPRPELESSNEAPARSGSRKRKQPEESEPVKRSTRSAAKSASGKIKMTSTARRQWSKDVDRSLYSSRAYASKNPTLSPITERLSLIGQSPATQQTPSTGCTAPNHENHLNPEITNDSQTTAEPTLIDALKNPSEDSITSPNSSKDSTAGMSRRLSGPRLKGSGLKKRKVSVAELQTGGAMEEHCEDQNSTSLEVSRETLLTHAVPHQGGADMELNVQTSAATHCTDSEGKLECDVSTDAPSLDCPPSGEESNNAEPAQRKNNRRSSANSSHLQEQGNQVEEHQTSHEVGERPAAGQQENTIRSSSDGQEEEGATSLDLAPWQADFNFEDVFKPVATRGQRSVRRSLRNQSTAEHSAGLAWLPWSSPESSKEARRRTRGRRLSAAPPVQPSLPEETLDEAS, encoded by the exons ATG ATGGCTACCGTGGAGAGGAAGACTAGAAGTACTGAGGGAGTTCAGAAGGAGAAACTGTTGGCCTCCTCTGAAGAGGACTCTCCATCTGTTGTAAATGACACTTCATCTCAGCTGAACTTCTCTGAGCTCACGCCATGTCAGTTTGGCATCTCCGTCCAGAGTTTTACCCCAGCATCACTGTCAAAAAGCAAAG AAAAGTCTCGTCTAGCACAGTTAAAAGCAAGGCGGAGGTCCAACATTGGTGTCCGGGGCTCCCCAGAGACAAACTCCCTCATCTGCTTCATGGCACGACAGAGGATGAAGACTCCACCAACTTTCCAAACTCCAGAG CTTGTCAGAAGTAGCCCCTTCCTTCCCCGGGTGGCCTCCACACTGAAGCAGAAGATGGCCTCCTTCCAGAACCTGATGGATGTGGAAGAGAGTGAGGTCTGTGATCCGATGCCAAGGCAGGACCGCAACACTGGAGGATGCATCAAGACAAGAGATTATCTGTCTG ATGGGTACAGCTGTGATGGAGGGAAGGAGAACCACCCACCACTGATGACACCCACACCCAGCAAGAGGAGGTGCCTACGCCCCCTAGAACCCTGCCAGTTGGAGATTAGAGAGACCAGCGCTCCTATCCTCCAcctcagtttggagcaggaG GAGGACAAAGAACCAGTGACACAGGCTGTGACAGAAGGACTGCTGCCATCCAGTGAGGCTGTGGAAGAGGCTCAAGCTGTGCTTATATCTCCTCTCCCTCATGTTGATCTTGAGCTCCAAGACTGTTCGCCTGCTAAGAACCAACAG GACTGTGTCTTTGAACTCCAAAGCCCCAGCAAACCACCACCTGATGCTTCTGCAGCGGCATCACCTGCTCGGCCCTCATCCTCCTTCCGCATCCCCTCTCTGCCTTCTCTGCTGGAGATGAAGcccacag GAGAGGATGACTCCACAGAGACATCCAAGGTtaagaacaagaaaaagagtGTGCGCTTCGGCGTTCCGCTCTCTCCTGAGTTCTTTGATAAGAACCTGCCCCCCAGCACCCCATTACAGAAGGGGGGCACGCCGGCCCGAGCACCCACACCAGGTGGCAGCTTAAAGCTGCGCTCATTGCTGAAGACACCACAGAGGAGTGAATCCCAAACACCACAATCCCAGCCAGACCTCAACAGTCCTACTGCGTTTGGTGCCTCACCTACACTTGCAATGCCTCGCAACCGCAGGATGCACTCTGTGGGTGAcgacagtgaggaggaggatggaaag ATTGTTTTCCCTTCAATGGAGGAGATTGACTCTGCTGTGGCATGTGATACAG AAAGCACATGGGACACTGAGCGGTTGAATTTAAACACTGCTTTCCAGGAGGAGTCTCTTTCTCAGAGTTTGACAG AGTCTGACGCTAAACCCAGCATAACTTCCCAGATGGATGCCCAGAATGAGCTGACATCTGTGCCAGGGCAGGAAAAGCAACTTGAAGCTCCAGCCCAAACTAGAAACCGAAGAAAAAAG CGGCCAAGACCAGAGCTTGAATCCAGCAACGAGGCTCCAGCTCGCTCCGGCAGTCGAAAGAGAAAG CAGCCAGAGGAGAGCGAACCTGTGAAGAGGTCGACACGCTCTGCTGCCAAGTCGGCCTCAGGGAAGATAAAG ATGACCTCCACAGCAAGACGTCAATGGAGCAAGGATGTAGACCGCTCCCTGTACAGCTCTCGAGCGTATGCCTCAAAGAACCCCACCTTGAGTCCCATCACAGAGAGGTTATCTTTGATCGGCCAGTCTCCAGCAACACAGCAGACTCCCTCCACGGGCTGTACAG CCCCAAATCATGAGAACCACTTGAACCCAGAGATAACCAACGACAGTCAAACAACAGCTGAACCCACTTTGATAGATGCCTTAAAAAACCCTTCAGAAGATTCCATCACATCTCCTAACTCGAGTAAAGATAGCACTGCAGGGATGAGCAGGAGGCTGTCTGGCCCGAGGCTCAAAGGGAGCGgactgaagaagaggaaggtcAGTGTTGCTGAACTGCAGACTGGCGGAGCGATGGAGGAGCATTGTGAAGACCAAAACTCTACAAGCCTGGAGGTATCCAGGGAAACCCTGCTGACCCACGCTGTACCTCATCAGGGAGGGGCTGACATGGAACTTAATGTCCAGACTTCTGCAGCTACACACTGCACAGACTCAGAGGGAAAATTAGAATGTGATGTTAGTACTGATGCCCCCTCCTTAGACTGCCCTCCTTCAGGTGAGGAGTCCAACAATGCAGAGCCAGcccagagaaaaaacaacaggaggAGCTCTGCAAACAGCTCACATCTACAGGAGCAAGGGAACCAGGTAGAGGAGCACCAAACGAGCCATGAAGTGGGGGAGAGGCCTGCAGCTGGCCAGCAGGAAAACACCATCAGGTCAAGCTCTGATGGTCAAGAAGAGGAGGGAGCCACCAGTTTAGACCTAGCCCCCTGGCAGGCTGACTTTAATTTTGAAGATGTGTTCAAACCTgtggccactagagggcagcgCTCAGTACGGCGTAGCCTGAGGAACCAGAGCACTGCAGAGCACAGTGCAGGTCTCGCCTGGCTGCCTTGGAGCTCCCCAGAGTCCAGTAAAGAGGCCCGCAGGAGAACCAGAGGGAGACGACTCAGCGCTGCTCCTCCTGTCCAACCTTCACTCCCTGAGGAGACACTGGATGAGGCCTCATGA